TTTATACGCACAAAACACATACCAATATATAATTAATGAATAATTTGTCAGACCAACAATATTTAATAAAACTAGCCAACACAAAAATGCCTTTTGGTAAATACAAAGGTTACGATTTAATTAACCTACCAGAGCATTATATTGTTTGGTACAAACAAAAAGGGTTTCCTGCAGGTACACTAGGCAAAATGATGGCAGAAGTTTACGAACTAAAATTAAATGGGCTAGA
Above is a genomic segment from Wenyingzhuangia fucanilytica containing:
- a CDS encoding DUF3820 family protein, whose product is MNNLSDQQYLIKLANTKMPFGKYKGYDLINLPEHYIVWYKQKGFPAGTLGKMMAEVYELKLNGLEDIIRKLKNK